CCCCAGCTTCCTCAAAAGCGTGGGCGCAATAAAAGACTTTAATGTAGCCATTTTTCATAAGACCTTTCAGTTAATTTTGTAATGTGAGTGGCACGAGACCGTGCGTTGTTCTGCTTCGTTGTACTGAATATACCTCGGAACGAAAAAGGAGGTGGTCCTTGCGCCTCGCGGCGCACACACTCTAATCGGCTGAAAAATGTCCGACAGAGTGGGCAAAGGGTTTCCCCGATTGCCGACATAATCCAAAGGAAGAAAAATCTGTTCCTTTCGATGGTCGCGATTAGGGGATTTTTTTAGAGCGATTGCAAGAAGTTTTTTCGAAAAATTTATGTCGCTTGTTCGCAAATCAATACACCGCCTTGCTTGGGGAGAAATTCGGGCTTCGATAGGACACACCAACCCGAGATTTTTAGCGGATTACACTGTTTTTATTTTTATATTACACTGGTTGTTAGAAAGATAACAATAGGACAAAAGTCGGGATATGACTGTCAGCTTCCATAGTGTGCGATTGCGGTTCTACACAAAAACAAGAACTTCGCGTTTTACCGAAAATCCCAAAATCCGCAAACGCTGACGGGAAACGCACCGAGAAAAAATGGAAGTAAAACCCGACATCAATTTGGACGAAAGAGTTTCGCGTTTGGAGGATATTATCCGCACGCAAAACGACCTTCTAATCCAGTTGATTGAGCGTGTCGGTGACACGTTCGCAAAGCAGGCGTTTTCTGTTGAAGAACTTATGGTTAGGTGGGGCTATGAAAAAAGCAGCGTCTACAAAATCATAAACGAACACAACCTTACTCTGCTTCGCGGCGCGAACGGCAAGCCGAGAAAACCGATTGCCGTTTTGCGGGCGTCGGTTCTCGATTACGAAAACGGCAGAACGCTTCAGCCAAAGAACAGGCGCAAGCCGAAACCGATTCCTAATTGGGCGGAACGCCCGTGTTTGCCAAAGCCCGAAATCAAATCCGTTTTTATCGGCAAAGGAGTTCGACTTGGAGAAATCAGATGAAACATAACTCATTCAAAAAAGCGAATAAAAGCGCGGTTTATCTTAAACTCGCAATTACGGGCCCGAGCGGCTCGGGCAAAACCACCGCCGCATTGCGCCTTGCGCGCGGACTCGTAGGAGACAACGGCAGAATTGCCGTAATAGATACGGAGAATTCTTCGTCGTTATTGTATGCCGATACGTTCGACTTCGACGTATGCGTTGTCGAGCCGCCCTATACCGAAGACAAATTCATAACGGCCATCACCGATGCCGTTGAAAACAAGTATGACTGCGTTATCATAGATTCGTTTTCGCACGTTTGGCAGGCTATTTTGGATTACAAAAGCAAGCTCGATATGCGCGGCGGAAATTCCTACACAAACTGGGCGGCGGCAGGCGGAAAATTTGAAAGCATTTTGCAGGCTGTGCTTTCGTCGAAACTCCACATCATATGCTGTATGCGCTCGAAGATGGACTACGCAATAGACATCGACGAAAAAGGCAAAAAGTCCATACGTAAAGTCGGGCTTGCCCCAATTATGCGCGACGGAATCGAGTTCGAGTTCTCGCTCGTGTTCGATTTGGATATGAATCACAAAGCGGTAGCGTCAAAGGACAGAACGCGAATGTTCGACGGCAATATTTCGGAAATAACCGAAGAAACGGGCAAAATGCTCAACTCTTGGAGGTTTGGGAACGCGAAAAATACCGCCCTGCCCGAAGCGGTTGCGGTAGCCGAAAATTCCGACGACGAAATCCCTATGTCGTTTTCTTCCGAGTTGGAATCCGTAATAGGCACACATTCGCAGGAAGCTAACTTTGC
The Opitutia bacterium KCR 482 genome window above contains:
- a CDS encoding AAA family ATPase, yielding MKHNSFKKANKSAVYLKLAITGPSGSGKTTAALRLARGLVGDNGRIAVIDTENSSSLLYADTFDFDVCVVEPPYTEDKFITAITDAVENKYDCVIIDSFSHVWQAILDYKSKLDMRGGNSYTNWAAAGGKFESILQAVLSSKLHIICCMRSKMDYAIDIDEKGKKSIRKVGLAPIMRDGIEFEFSLVFDLDMNHKAVASKDRTRMFDGNISEITEETGKMLNSWRFGNAKNTALPEAVAVAENSDDEIPMSFSSELESVIGTHSQEANFALRSWGWIQPDETWKNLRPDQVSQILKRPNEFVAKAIEAFESTQSEK